The Elusimicrobiota bacterium genomic interval GTCGCAGCAAACCGCTCAAGGAACTACGCTTGCTTTGATGGTTCTTCCGATCGGACTTCTTGCCGCTATAACATACTACAAAAGCGGCAATGTAAATTTAGTAGTAGGATTACTTATTGCCTTGGGCTTTTTTTTCGGCGGTCTCTTGGGAGCAAATATTGCCGTTTCTCTTTCAAATGATATATTGAGAAAAATATTTGCCGCGGCTTTAATTCTTGCCGGCTTGTATATGATTATTACAAAATAAAAAAATGCTGAATTACAGAAAAGGGAATTTATTCATAGAGAATGTTTCTTTTGAATCGCTTGCGAAGAAATTCGGCACGCCTCTATATGTTTATTCAAGGGCGGGACTAATTAATAATTTTACTGTGTTTGACGATGCCCTTTCCAGCGTCCCCCATATTGTATGCTACGCAGTAAAGGCAAACTCAAATTTTTCTATTCTTAAGGTTCTTTCAAAAAATGGAGCAGGAGCTGATATAACTTCGGGCGGAGAACTCTACCGTTCTCTAAGGGCTGGTTTTCCTTCAAAAAAGATAGTCTATGCGGGGATCGGAAAAACACGCGAAGAAATAAGTTATGCGCTGAGAGAAAATATTTTGATATTTAATGTTGAATCTTTGGAAGAACTAAGTTCAATAAATGAGGTTGCGACCCGTTTAAAGAAAAAAGCAAAAATTGCTTTCAGGATTAACCCTAATGTTGATCCCGATACGCATCACTACATAACTACAGGGAAAAAGGGCGGCAAATTCGGAATACCGTATTCACAGGCAATTTCGGCGTATAAAATGGCAAAAAAAATGTCTTCAATAAGCGTGGAAGGCATTCATTGCCATATTGGTTCTCAAATCGTTGAAGCCGCTCCTTTTAAACTTGCGGCACAAAGAATCAACGTTCTTTTTGAAAAATTGTCAAATATCGGGATTCATTTGAATTATATTAATCTGGGAGGAGGCCTCGGCATTAGATATGACAGAGAA includes:
- a CDS encoding TSUP family transporter, with the protein product MSVVLLSILIGLVAGVFSGLLGIGGGLILIPALILIFKMSQQTAQGTTLALMVLPIGLLAAITYYKSGNVNLVVGLLIALGFFFGGLLGANIAVSLSNDILRKIFAAALILAGLYMIITK
- the lysA gene encoding diaminopimelate decarboxylase, with translation MLNYRKGNLFIENVSFESLAKKFGTPLYVYSRAGLINNFTVFDDALSSVPHIVCYAVKANSNFSILKVLSKNGAGADITSGGELYRSLRAGFPSKKIVYAGIGKTREEISYALRENILIFNVESLEELSSINEVATRLKKKAKIAFRINPNVDPDTHHYITTGKKGGKFGIPYSQAISAYKMAKKMSSISVEGIHCHIGSQIVEAAPFKLAAQRINVLFEKLSNIGIHLNYINLGGGLGIRYDRENPPTPYDLTKAVIPIFKNFSGTFIFEPGRYIVGNAGFLLVKVIYRKQSGGKNFLIVDGGMNDLIRPTLYDAYHEIIPVKKSLQPKIKVDVVGPICETGDFLGKERLLPWVPQDGLLVVNCAGAYGYAMSSQTEKILLHLMI